One stretch of Oryzias latipes chromosome 7, ASM223467v1 DNA includes these proteins:
- the ctdsp2 gene encoding carboxy-terminal domain RNA polymerase II polypeptide A small phosphatase 2 isoform X1: protein MESSVITQVQKEDVLQVSPKAGQVSRSALKQPRSCNIFKALFCCLQAQDGPKPLPLPSQQPLLESQENGTVVKQQYEASLLPEVNAQDQGKICVVIDLDETLVHSSFKPISNADFIVPVEIEGTTHQVYVLKRPYVDKFLRRMGELFECVLFTASLAKYADPVTDLLDQCGVFRARLFRESCVFHQGCYVKDLSRLGRDLHKTLILDNSPASYIFHPNNAVPVVSWFDDVDDAELLNLLPVFEELSQADNVYTQLDQLRGQ, encoded by the exons ATGGAAAGTTCTGTTATCACCCAAGTGCAGAAAGAAGACGTTCTTCAAGTGTCACCGAAAGCAG GCCAGGTGAGCCGCTCTGCCCTCAAACAGCCGCGGAGCTGCAACATCTTCAAAGCCCTCTTCTGCTGCCTCCAAGCTCAGGATGGCCCCAAACCACTGCCACTGCCTTCCCAGCAGCCCTTGCTGGAGTCGCAGGAAAATGGGACGGTTGTCAAG caGCAGTATGAAGCCAGCCTCCTACCTGAGGTGAACGCCCAGGACCAAGGGAAGATCTGTGTGGTCATAGACCTGGATGAGACTCTGGTGCACAGTTCTTTCAAG CCGATAAGTAACGCAGACTTCATCGTGCCGGTGGAGATAGAGGGCACCACTCACCAG GTGTATGTGCTGAAGAGGCCGTACGTGGACAAGTTCCTGCGCCGCATGGGAGAGTTGTTTGAATGTGTGCTGTTTACAGCCAGCCTCGCTAAG tACGCAGACCCGGTGACGGACCTGCTGGATCAGTGCGGCGTGTTCCGGGCCCGGCTTTTCCGGGAATCTTGCGTGTTCCATCAGGGCTGCTACGTGAAAGACTTGAGCCGCCTGGGCAGAGACCTCCACAAAACCCTCATCCTGGATAACTCTCCTGCCTCCTACATCTTCCACCCTAATAACGCT GTTCCGGTGGTGTCATGGTTCGACGACGTGGACGATGCCGAGCTGCTCAACCTCCTGCCTGTGTTTGAGGAGCTCAGCCAAGCTGATAACGTTTACACTCAGCTGGACCAGCTCCGCGGACAATAG
- the ctdsp2 gene encoding carboxy-terminal domain RNA polymerase II polypeptide A small phosphatase 2 isoform X3: MESSVITQVQKEDVLQVSPKAGQVSRSALKQPRSCNIFKALFCCLQAQDGPKPLPLPSQQPLLESQENGTVVKYEASLLPEVNAQDQGKICVVIDLDETLVHSSFKPISNADFIVPVEIEGTTHQVYVLKRPYVDKFLRRMGELFECVLFTASLAKYADPVTDLLDQCGVFRARLFRESCVFHQGCYVKDLSRLGRDLHKTLILDNSPASYIFHPNNAVPVVSWFDDVDDAELLNLLPVFEELSQADNVYTQLDQLRGQ; the protein is encoded by the exons ATGGAAAGTTCTGTTATCACCCAAGTGCAGAAAGAAGACGTTCTTCAAGTGTCACCGAAAGCAG GCCAGGTGAGCCGCTCTGCCCTCAAACAGCCGCGGAGCTGCAACATCTTCAAAGCCCTCTTCTGCTGCCTCCAAGCTCAGGATGGCCCCAAACCACTGCCACTGCCTTCCCAGCAGCCCTTGCTGGAGTCGCAGGAAAATGGGACGGTTGTCAAG TATGAAGCCAGCCTCCTACCTGAGGTGAACGCCCAGGACCAAGGGAAGATCTGTGTGGTCATAGACCTGGATGAGACTCTGGTGCACAGTTCTTTCAAG CCGATAAGTAACGCAGACTTCATCGTGCCGGTGGAGATAGAGGGCACCACTCACCAG GTGTATGTGCTGAAGAGGCCGTACGTGGACAAGTTCCTGCGCCGCATGGGAGAGTTGTTTGAATGTGTGCTGTTTACAGCCAGCCTCGCTAAG tACGCAGACCCGGTGACGGACCTGCTGGATCAGTGCGGCGTGTTCCGGGCCCGGCTTTTCCGGGAATCTTGCGTGTTCCATCAGGGCTGCTACGTGAAAGACTTGAGCCGCCTGGGCAGAGACCTCCACAAAACCCTCATCCTGGATAACTCTCCTGCCTCCTACATCTTCCACCCTAATAACGCT GTTCCGGTGGTGTCATGGTTCGACGACGTGGACGATGCCGAGCTGCTCAACCTCCTGCCTGTGTTTGAGGAGCTCAGCCAAGCTGATAACGTTTACACTCAGCTGGACCAGCTCCGCGGACAATAG
- the ctdsp2 gene encoding carboxy-terminal domain RNA polymerase II polypeptide A small phosphatase 2 isoform X2, producing MESSVITQVQKEDVLQVSPKAGQVSRSALKQPRSCNIFKALFCCLQAQDGPKPLPLPSQQPLLESQENGTVVKQYEASLLPEVNAQDQGKICVVIDLDETLVHSSFKPISNADFIVPVEIEGTTHQVYVLKRPYVDKFLRRMGELFECVLFTASLAKYADPVTDLLDQCGVFRARLFRESCVFHQGCYVKDLSRLGRDLHKTLILDNSPASYIFHPNNAVPVVSWFDDVDDAELLNLLPVFEELSQADNVYTQLDQLRGQ from the exons ATGGAAAGTTCTGTTATCACCCAAGTGCAGAAAGAAGACGTTCTTCAAGTGTCACCGAAAGCAG GCCAGGTGAGCCGCTCTGCCCTCAAACAGCCGCGGAGCTGCAACATCTTCAAAGCCCTCTTCTGCTGCCTCCAAGCTCAGGATGGCCCCAAACCACTGCCACTGCCTTCCCAGCAGCCCTTGCTGGAGTCGCAGGAAAATGGGACGGTTGTCAAG CAGTATGAAGCCAGCCTCCTACCTGAGGTGAACGCCCAGGACCAAGGGAAGATCTGTGTGGTCATAGACCTGGATGAGACTCTGGTGCACAGTTCTTTCAAG CCGATAAGTAACGCAGACTTCATCGTGCCGGTGGAGATAGAGGGCACCACTCACCAG GTGTATGTGCTGAAGAGGCCGTACGTGGACAAGTTCCTGCGCCGCATGGGAGAGTTGTTTGAATGTGTGCTGTTTACAGCCAGCCTCGCTAAG tACGCAGACCCGGTGACGGACCTGCTGGATCAGTGCGGCGTGTTCCGGGCCCGGCTTTTCCGGGAATCTTGCGTGTTCCATCAGGGCTGCTACGTGAAAGACTTGAGCCGCCTGGGCAGAGACCTCCACAAAACCCTCATCCTGGATAACTCTCCTGCCTCCTACATCTTCCACCCTAATAACGCT GTTCCGGTGGTGTCATGGTTCGACGACGTGGACGATGCCGAGCTGCTCAACCTCCTGCCTGTGTTTGAGGAGCTCAGCCAAGCTGATAACGTTTACACTCAGCTGGACCAGCTCCGCGGACAATAG